The following nucleotide sequence is from Lathamus discolor isolate bLatDis1 chromosome Z, bLatDis1.hap1, whole genome shotgun sequence.
ACCCACTGCACTCTCAGACAGAAGTGTCCTGTTGAGCCTGATGGATTTGTCTGGAGAAGGGAACTCCACACCATGAATCCCTCTCCCCTCCTGAGCACACTCTGGATGCtgttgcagctgctgcagttacAGATTATTTGAGGACACCTTCAAAAGGTGAGCTCCAGGGAAGGGATGGTCTAAGAACTGAACTTACTCCAGTGCTCAGTAATTATTAACCCAACCAATCTTCTTTTCACCATTCATTCTCATTAGCGGTGCCACGGCAGAAAGCAGGCAAGCGCCAGCTGGGACCCAGCAGCCTTGCAGTGCCATCAGCCACAAGCTACAGAGGTTATCCCAGCACCTCGCCTTCCCCCATCAGGAAGGACCAGGGGCACGCAGCCAGCCCCACTCGGGCTCAGCTATGTGACCAGAGCCCTTTCTAACCATCTTCTAGATCCTCACCTAGCGGGTGACCGAACGACCGGGACTGGGGGGTGTCCTGCAGCCACCGGAGCAGCCGCCTTGTGCGTGGGGACCCGGCGGTGCCAGGGCACGGCAGGACCGGCTCAGGCCCCTCCAGCACACAGCGCCCCTGCCGCCGGGCCAGCCCCTCACGGCAGCGGGCAGCAGGGGTGCGGCGGGGGCAGCGGCGGCCCACCCGCACAGCGGGAGGTTTGCTCGGGTGCCCCGGCGCCGCTTCCCCGTCACCCCGCCCGGCCCGCCTGCCGAGCAGCAGGCGGCGCCGCGCAGAGGCGGAAGTGGCGGCGCCGAGGCCGGGCAGCGGCGGTGGCTGGAGGTAAAAGCGCCCGGAGCCGGCGGCGGGCCCGGAGCTACCGCGGGAGAGAGGCCGGGgacggggccggggccggggcggttcgggccgggccgggggcgcGTCCCGGGGGGTCGGgtcagagcagggcagggctgggccgGGTTTCCCCGGTGCTGCCCCGCGGGCAcacggcggggccggggcgttCGTTGTGCGGGTGAGCGGGGCCCCGCAGCGTCAGCGGCCTGGGGAGGGACAGGCGGGCACCGGAAGAACGGACTGCCGCCGCGGGCCggtgcctgctccagctccagcgCCTAggtcttctcccttcccctcttAGTCTGTTACAGGAATTGAGAAGCGGCCTGACAGCAAAGGACAGCAGGCAGCGGGGAGCGCTGGCTTTTCCAGAGCACCCCCAAACAGTTTgaccgctgctgctgctcacacccACAGCGAGGGTCCTCGCTGCCGGCTGGGAATAGGCTGGAGAGCTCGCTTGTTGGGACAGCGCTGCCATTGCGCAACAGCAAGGGGCTCCTTACCTGAGTTTTTGGTGTCATTTCCAGGCTCCCCAGCATTGCCGAGTAGAACCAGGCGGCTGCTGAGGAGCAAGAGCCTGATCTGTGTGGGAAAGGGGCGTAGCGGCAGCAGGGTCCATGCTGCAGTGGTGAAACAGGGTCCTTGCACTGCATGTGCCTCTGCTCTGGTTGGGAGCTCTGGGGCATCTGCACTGGAAAGGATGAATCAATCTGTGGGTTAAATCTTTTAAACATTCCATGTCTGTAAGATGTAACTCAGATTTGTTACCTTCATTCTATGAGACACTAGGAGATGGGTGCCTAGATCCCAAACTTCCTGGTGTTTGGAAGCTCAGATCAAACTTAGACTGCAGAAGCCATGTGTatcctcctctttcttctttacaagatgcttttctaaaaagcctGTGCAATGTGTAGCCCACAGCCTGGAAACACTCCCTCCTGCATCTTGCAGGCACTCCTTAATCTCCAAGTTCAGTGTGAATTTTATGATTCACTGattatttcctgtattttctgaacAAGTAAAAGGCTCCTGTTCTGGGCAGAGGTTCGAGGTTCAAGGTTCTAGGAAGGAAACAGGGTGGGCCGTATGTTCCAGTACTCTGTTGGACATGCTGCAAAGGATGGCAATGGTTCCCAGCCTCAGCTACCATCTGGAGGACAGCCAGTCCATGGGAGTTCATCCTTCTCAGCCTGGCAGTCCCTGGTGACAAAAAACCTTCACACCCCCAAGCTAAAGGGCGTCTGAAGAGAGAGATACTGTCATGTCCAGCAGTTACACTGTCAGTATTTGGCAGCCGAGAGAAGGCTGTTGGGTTGGTACAACTGGGAagaaagctggaaggaagggtGCCTGTGGGAAAGCATCTGATGGTGTGCCAGAGGCACACACAAGCAGTCAGAGAAGGGACAGGACCTATGCCTGGAGCTGAGCCAAAAGATGTTTTGGTTCATCTTTGCCTGCAGTAGGGCTTCAGTCTATGTGAACGTGCCAGACCAGGACTGCTGGGTGCCCCCTGAAGCACCCCAGCTGTGCACCTTTAAACCTTCCCAGCTTGACTGGGCAGGCAGAGGCACGAGGACTGAAGCCTTTTGCTTCAGACTATCTTTGGActataaaatgtaaaattaaagcAGAGCTTTGTGAGCTGCTGAGTCTTTGGGACACCATGCCCCACTGTGCTGTGCTTTACAGAATAAGAGTAAATTCCTCAAAGGTGACACTTGCTTTAAGATCATCACCTCCTCTAGGAAATAAGGGTAAATCCCCATAATCTGTGCTGTAAGCACTTGCCCAGCatcaggccattttccctgtGGTCTCTCAGCTCACCTGAGTGTTTTGTAGGGTGTTGAAGATGGcaaacagctctgctccttggaTTGGCTGCGCTTATCTCTTCCTCCAGTCAACATGTAAGACCATCATTCTGCCGTCTCTCTACGAAAGCTCCCAGAAGAAACCTAGTGTGTTCAAGGCACTGAAGCTGGCATTAGCAGGTACCCATCGTTTCCGATACCTTGTCACACCATCTCATCTCTTCACGCAATGCCAGCCTTTCTTTAATCTCATACTCCTGGGTAAGGAAAGATGGTGCTGACTGTATTTAGGAAAGACAGTGAAGTGGAGCAAGTTCAGCAGAGGTCCCCCAAGATGGttgggggctggagcacttgtcctgtgaggaaaggctgagggaggtggACCATTTCATCCTGGGGAACAGATGGCTTTGGAAGGCCTACCTATTGGTCGCTGCCAGTACCTAGAGGGAGAGGAGATACAGCCACACTCTTCATAGTGGTGCATAGGGAATGGAAGTCAACAGACAAAAATTGGAACAAGAGAGATAGACACcagacagaaagacagataTTTTCTCCATGAGGACAGTCACGCAGTTGCCTGGAGTGACTGTGTATTTCCTATCCTTGGGGGGTTTCAGAATGGggctggataaagccctgagcaacTTGGTCTGACCTCAGAGCTGACCCTGCTTTTCATAGGATGTTGGGCTAGAGACTTCCTGGGCTTCCTTCCAAGTTGAACTATCCAATGAGTTATCCTTCATTTATGAATGTTTGTTTAAACCCATTAAcataagagggaaaaaagttaGGAAAGAAGATGTATTTCCTGTCTTTATATCACCACAGAGATTGCTGCTTTGAGAAGCTGATTTTTAAACTTAGTGTTAGCCAGTTCAGCTGAACTCTTTTTTGATATAAACAGGCACAAACACATTAGCTTGAAGTGTATATAACTCTGTTTACATCAAAAAAGGACTTGAGATGCAAATGGccataaaactgtatttctctATCCACCTTTGCACCAAGCTTACCACAGAATAATAGTAATTTTAAGAGTTTATCATACTTGCCTAGAAAAACTCCCCTGGTATTCTTTACCTGTCACACAGCTGAGCCCATATTGTTTAATGGGGCTTGTGTAACTTCTGTAATTTCTTCTGGCAATCATGAGCCTGTCCAAATCACTAGTTTATCCAGTACAAGGCTCCTCATCTTGCAGCTCAGTCCAAAGATGGGAACTGACAGGAAACTGAACACGATTGTCCTGTTAGGCTCGATTTATGGCTGCTTTATGTCATTGGCATGTGAATTTGCTCACATGTTAAAGGAAAGCCCATGAAACCACTAAATCCTAAGATACTTATTCAGacctaaaaaggacatgaaatcTGAAGCTGAAGTTTcttgaagaaaagcaagcaaaatcctttcttttgAGGTAGCTTCGCAGCTGTCTCATACAACATTCATAAAGGTTTCCATGTGTGTGCaatttttcccttcccagcccTCTTACCCTGTTATGGAAACTTTTCTTCGACCAGCACtcacaaaaaacaaagcatgaagaaaagaataaaaagacatttctaGTCAGCCACAGTGAATTCAAATGCCTCTCCTAGGTGCCGAGTCTCATGTCCCAGTTACACAGTTGGTCCAAACTAGACTTTCTGATGCAACCAAGGCTCTGTTAACCCTGGAAAGACACTGTTAGATCACATGCTTTTAAATGCCAGGTCACTTATTCTGCCTAATGTGGAGCACAGAAGTCTGCTTTGCCTTAGGATTGTCCTCCAAGCATGTCTAAAGAATGCCATAACATATGGTTTAGAAATACCTGATGTCGAGCAAGTCTTTGCTGGTACCTCCATGCAGCCCTGACAACAGCAGGCCAAGAGGTTAATTCAGATTTGGAAGCAGTACAGGAAGCCTCACACAGGCCTCTGCtgcaaaaaagagagaaacacatACTGTAAACTGTCATCATCAGCATGTAAAATCCCTGAGGAGACAAGGTCAATGTGTACAGCTaatcaaaattaaattttgCTGGGAGAAGGGAGACTGAAGGCTGGACAATTTCTGTTCTCCATGGTGTTTGTGCTCCCCCTGGACTAACTAATGTCAGAGGGTACATCCCTGGCTGCTTCTTGCTTAGATTTTACTATGAATTCATTCTTTCTGCAAAACATCTAAACAAGTCAAGGCCCAGTCTCAAGCAGCCTAATTCTTATGGCTGGATCCATCATTCCCCATTTGTGAGAGGTGTTGAAGGCTCAGTGCCAGCCAAAAATTACCTCCAGGCGTGGGGTGGAGAGGAAACGCTGGGTCTCTTTCCAGGACCTTCATCACTGCTTTAAACTCCAGTCACAAGGACTGAAGACTGACTGAGCACTCAGCTGGAATATGCATTTTCATGTGTAAAACTTCCCTGTGTTAGCAGTTTAGTGTAACCATTTCTGTCCTGGAAATGGAACCTCAAACTTAAAACCTCCCCTAATAAACAGTGTTGAGATAATTACCTGATGTGTAGCACCATAGGTCTTCAGCTGAACACCATACTTCATGGAGATGAATGAAGGCAGGGCAGCAAAAACTTAATACTTTCCTCTTGATTTTACACACAGGTTTTTCATTCCAGAGGACATCAGCACAGAGGTGACAATTCGAAAGCTGCTCCATTGCAGGCTTGGAGGTGGATGGGAGTGGGTGTGGGTTGTCTGACTCATGTGTGGATAGTGACTCTGCTCACTTCTCCCCGCCAGACTCCACCGGCAGCATAAATGGTGTGGACATGCTCAAAGTGCACTGCAGCCACCCGCACCTGATAGTCCAGCTCAAGTTCTGCAAGCAGGAGAACTGCCGCCAGTTCCTGCAGAGCTACCGGGAAGGAGCGCTCCAGGAGTCTCTCCAGAAACATCTCCAGCTCTCCTTAGCCATAAGCGCGGTGCCTCTTGAAATGGAGCTGAAGGCTGGCAGTGAGCACCTCGACAGCATGCTGAAGGATGAGGACCGCTGCCTGGAATGTATCTACAGAGAAAAGGTGAGTGGAAGAGGGAGGGAGTACAGGCAGCAATGAGGAGTGGTAGCACAAGACTCAGGAAGATGGGTGCAAatcttgctctgctgcagtgtACTGGTTTGATGACTTCTTCATTCTTCAGTTCTCAGCTGTAATATGGAGTAAGCTCTGCCATTCCCCAGAAAAGAGCCTAAAACTGCTTACAGAGATCCTGCTTAATCACTGTGGTTTCTGTGTATAACAGTTAATGTGGCTCAGATGTGTGTTATTGCTGCTAAAATGGGGAATTACAGAAGGTGCAGTTGACAGCACAAACAAGTGTGCTCAATACACCTGCAAGGCAGGCAGAGTGCATAACGATCAGTGCTCAGCATCTTCCTCACCACCTTCCACACCTCAGAGCAGTGATGGCAACTGCACCTAAAAATGAGCCTGAGCGCAGTCTGCACATTATACCAACTTGTGACAGAGTGGGGGACACAGcatctgctgtgagcaggaatTGGCTACCCTTCTGAAGGCAAAGTCCCTCGGGAGCAACATCTGAAGTCTAGCTCATCGCACGCTTTGGCACTGACATTCTAATCCTGCTAGCAAGAATAGTGAGATCTTGACATCTTACCTCAAAACCAAGGCAGTTGGATGTGATTAAACTCActgcctttttcctctcctctttttttccacctGGAACTAGCAACACCTTATAGCATCTGGTTCACAATCTGCTTGGGAAGATTAGGCACAGGAGCATGTTGTGCAGGTTGCTTTTGTGTGAGCACAGAGAATGAAACACAAACATTTCAGCCCTGGGCCAAACAACATGTGATATCCCATAGCCTGTcaactttgctttctgctccctcctctgCTGAACTAGCTGACTGGACAAAGGAGATGGACTTACTTTCAGTTCCCCAGTCTGAGAACTCAGTCTGACTTGTGCCTAACAGTGCAACAGTCAGAGAGGTGACACCAGGGCAAAGGCATCTGTGTCTGAGGGCAGTGCTGGGTACCTGCTGTATGTGAGCTAAACAATAGACTGAGTCAGAGCAGTCACCAGGTTTTACTCTTCCCATGTGCTTTTGATGTCTCTTTTTCTCATTATCTGCTTTTTGGAGGTCAGACTAGTTTTCTCTTGGTTAGTGACAAAAACTATCTTGGATTGGACCCAGGAACAGCAAAACTTAAGAAACAGAGGCAAAGAATGAGAGAAGGGGCAAGAGGAGCTGCCTGCTTTGGTGGCCATGAGCTGTTGGATCAGGTCACCCTATTCTGTGGGTCTGATCCTCATGTGGAGTAAGGCAGAAAAGCCATGCTGCCTCTGGTGCACCCTAATTCTTGCAGAGGGGTGCTGAAAATAAACATGGATTCGTACCAGCTTTGTGCAACTTGTAAGTGCGCACTGCTGCATGTGAGAAACCCAGGAGGGCAAAATTGCCTATGTTGTATCACATTACAGATTCAAATTCACACATTTATAGCCAGAACTCCATTAGAGTATCTTACTGGGTGAGTTTATAATCTGCACTCTAGCTATCTCATTGCTCCTCTCTTGGCACCAACATCTTAAGCTGCACCTTCCAGCTAAGCATCTACGGCTTCACAAGAAAGTGGACCTGGCACGCATCACTGATGCTGTTTGCATTGCAGCCAGACCGCCTGCGGGATGAGGAGATCACAAAGCTTGAGGAATGCCTTGAGAGCCTGATTGTTCACCATAGCATCAACAGCAACACGGCTGTAAAAGACTGCACATCTCTCAACTCTCCATCTCTACCTGGCCCTTCTCAAGGCAACTCCCTTTCCCCACAGGTCACCTTCACCTTTCAGGGACAAGAGTTCGGTGAGTAGCTAGAGCTGACAAAGAGCACCCTTGGTCTTCCTCATCTCAAAGCCCAAGAGCGAGTATTAATGTAACTGCATATTGGACTCTCAGATAAATCAGGGGTTTCtcagcatcccataaggaagGAGTTACAGTAGTCCTAAAATATTGCTGCACTGCTTCAGATCAGGCTTCATCCTGTTTTCCTGTTAAGGGAAAGGCCTAAGCAACGCAGGGAGCTTAGATGTGCCAGGGCAGATGGCCATGAGCAGGTAAGTGTGTCACCACATGCTCCAGTTTGCCACCCAAggcaccagcactgccctgggctggcAGACTACATGGAGAGCAGAGCTGCGCAGCTTACACAGAGAGGGCAGGGAAACGCTAGGTGGTGAGGCTTACTCCAGCTGTCCTTACTCCTCTGTCCCTTTCAGACAACAGAACTCTCACACCAGATGACCACCAGAAGTTTGCCAAGCTTGTGTCAAAGAAATGGAAGCAAGTGGGTCGCTCTCTGCAGAAGAACTGCCGGGCCCTGCGTGATCCTGTCATTGATAACCTGGCTCTCGAGTATGACCGAGAGGGACTGTATGAACAAGCCtaccagctgctgctcaggtttAGGGAGTCAGAGGGGCAGAAGGCCACAATAGCACGGCTCATCGCAGCCCTGGAAGAAAATGGTCTCATCAGCTTGGCTGAGGAACTCCTGGGCCTCCATTCCAGTGAGGACTGATCTAGAGCCCAAAGGGTAGTGGCATTGCTAAGAGCTTTCTTGCTTCAGCTAGTGTAATGAGACTGCTGCTAGTGTCTGGGAATGTAAACTCCTGAAAATCACTGCAGGTTTCCATGCAGGTGGGGATGCCCAGGGGAGAGGTTCTGTGCTCACAGAAGCCAGCACAGACGTCTGACATTCcttatttcattctgtttccaGAAGTCAGCTTTACTTACCCATGAACTGGTGACTTCCTTCAGGGCTGAAATGTCACAGGGAAGCAGCCAGACAGGTAGAGAGCACAGGGGAtagtgggggagaggggaaagcagGGGGGGATCTCAAGAGAATTTCTCTGGGAAGCAGACAGTGCCACTGTTTCTCAGGTTGTATCTCACAGCCATCACCTGGAGAGctgcaatgtatttttaatactgaaGACATTTATGCCCTCAGATGTGACATCAAGCAAAGGCAAAGGGGAAAttaaggaaaagtaattttacattgttttccttctttgttcttCAAACAAGCAACATCTGTAGCAAGTGCATTTGTCCTGCGCTGCTCTAGTACAGCTGCTTCCCACCTCCCGCCACCTGAAAGTGTTCTTTTACCTGGGACAGTCAGAATCTTCCACAGGGCCCAAGATTGCTGCTCTGGAACAAGTTTCTGGCACTGAAAAACCAATATGGACAAACACAAATTCAGAGAATGATTCCCAACTTTTTCTGGACTGTGGTGAACAATAACATACTGACTACCTTGTGCTTAGCTCTTTTGCATCAGCCAGAGGGAGCCTGCATCTGTGAAAAGCAACGCAGTGCTGGAAGGAAAGTAGTCTCCTAGTCAGCAAGTGACCTGTGGTGTGTAGAGTGGAACTGCTGCTCCAAGGTGTATTGCAGCATCAAATACCCACCTGGTGCCAGCTCACAGAGTTGAGCAATCACCTCTGACCAGTTGGCTGCTGGTACCTTCCCTCACTTCTTAACCAACTGCCCATGGCATCTGGAGGTCACAGGAGAGGATAGTTCATGCAGTCGTGTGTCCCAAGTGTCAGGGCCTGCACAGAGCTTTTCCATGGCAGCATTGTCACTGTGTGACAGTTGGCCATCAGCTGCCGTGCCTGGATTTACCTGATTTTGagggtaaaaatggcttaaaagacaAAGCACCCGAACACCAGGGCTGACTCATGCTTTCAGTTCCAGTGGGAGAAGCCAACTGTCTcctgggggcctacaagaaagctggggagggactttttagaagggcatgcagt
It contains:
- the TRADD gene encoding tumor necrosis factor receptor type 1-associated DEATH domain protein isoform X3 gives rise to the protein MLKVHCSHPHLIVQLKFCKQENCRQFLQSYREGALQESLQKHLQLSLAISAVPLEMELKAGSEHLDSMLKDEDRCLECIYREKPDRLRDEEITKLEECLESLIVHHSINSNTAVKDCTSLNSPSLPGPSQGNSLSPQVTFTFQGQEFDNRTLTPDDHQKFAKLVSKKWKQVGRSLQKNCRALRDPVIDNLALEFPLKSAIKCWSSWQPSWNIIIFNSIHRCLHCRDSNEKGFPVIFHGGIVLSTWLVWDHGSGCFMLPFLDQSSSSSDAIKTQFWSQVDSFLLKEQDFFYYLAQT
- the TRADD gene encoding tumor necrosis factor receptor type 1-associated DEATH domain protein isoform X5, which codes for MANSSAPWIGCAYLFLQSTCKTIILPSLYESSQKKPSVFKALKLALADSTGSINGVDMLKVHCSHPHLIVQLKFCKQENCRQFLQSYREGALQESLQKHLQLSLAISAVPLEMELKAGSEHLDSMLKDEDRCLECIYREKPDRLRDEEITKLEECLESLIVHHSINSNTAVKDCTSLNSPSLPGPSQGNSLSPQVTFTFQGQEFDSLSKVPLSAGAHGNLPGISSSLTAFTGASIAETRMKRVFQ
- the TRADD gene encoding tumor necrosis factor receptor type 1-associated DEATH domain protein isoform X2 is translated as MANSSAPWIGCAYLFLQSTCKTIILPSLYESSQKKPSVFKALKLALADSTGSINGVDMLKVHCSHPHLIVQLKFCKQENCRQFLQSYREGALQESLQKHLQLSLAISAVPLEMELKAGSEHLDSMLKDEDRCLECIYREKPDRLRDEEITKLEECLESLIVHHSINSNTAVKDCTSLNSPSLPGPSQGNSLSPQVTFTFQGQEFDNRTLTPDDHQKFAKLVSKKWKQVGRSLQKNCRALRDPVIDNLALEYDREGLYEQAYQLLLRFRESEGQKATIARLIAALEENGLISLAEELLGLHSSED
- the TRADD gene encoding tumor necrosis factor receptor type 1-associated DEATH domain protein isoform X1, producing MANSSAPWIGCAYLFLQSTCKTIILPSLYESSQKKPSVFKALKLALADSTGSINGVDMLKVHCSHPHLIVQLKFCKQENCRQFLQSYREGALQESLQKHLQLSLAISAVPLEMELKAGSEHLDSMLKDEDRCLECIYREKPDRLRDEEITKLEECLESLIVHHSINSNTAVKDCTSLNSPSLPGPSQGNSLSPQVTFTFQGQEFDNRTLTPDDHQKFAKLVSKKWKQVGRSLQKNCRALRDPVIDNLALEFPLKSAIKCWSSWQPSWNIIIFNSIHRCLHCRDSNEKGFPVIFHGGIVLSTWLVWDHGSGCFMLPFLDQSSSSSDAIKTQFWSQVDSFLLKEQDFFYYLAQT
- the TRADD gene encoding tumor necrosis factor receptor type 1-associated DEATH domain protein isoform X4, translated to MANSSAPWIGCAYLFLQSTCKTIILPSLYESSQKKPSVFKALKLALADSTGSINGVDMLKVHCSHPHLIVQLKFCKQENCRQFLQSYREGALQESLQKHLQLSLAISAVPLEMELKAGSEHLDSMLKDEDRCLECIYREKPDRLRDEEITKLEECLESLIVHHSINSNTAVKDCTSLNSPSLPGPSQGNSLSPQVTFTFQGQEFDNRTLTPDDHQKFAKLVSKKWKQVGRSLQKNCRALRDPVIDNLALESQLYLPMNW